The following nucleotide sequence is from Catonella massiliensis.
TCAGTTGATAACCCGAAGTAATCATACCTGAGAACTTGTCCGCTTCTGATAGTCGTGTCAAAAGTCACATCTACATGAAGCCAGTTTTCGTCCAATTGGATCATATTCCATGCATGACTTTCTTCAATCTCAACCCCCGGATCACAGCCATATCCATATACAATTCGGCAAGGAATATTCATCATATCAAGCAAATATTTATATGCCTTTGCATATCCCTCACAGACCCCTTGCTTTTTGGTAAAAGGCCCTACAATGGTGTGAAGATCTTTATCAATTCCATTAATATATCTGACATTCCGTGCCAGAAAATCGTGTGCCTGAAGAACTCTGGAATAGTTATCATTTCCTTGGATTCTTGATACCAACTGGCTCCTCTTTTTTCGACACGAATCCAAAATCCGTTTAAATGTCGCTTCATCATAACCGTAGCTTGGATATACCGCCGTAGTTATCGGGCTATACATCAACTTAAATCCGTTTACGAAAAACAACTCCGGATTACATACCAGTTCGTTCTGAAGACACGATTGCAATTTTTCATTAGAAAATAAAGATGCCACCGTTATCTCATCAGAATAAAGATAAAGAGATTCGATGATTTTATTTAAAGCATGCCTTTCTGCTTTTGAGGTAATGCCCATCATCAAATCTCCTTTCAAAAATGCACGATCATTCTGTATCGGGACTGTTTTCAGATTTAGAAAAAAGCTTCTTGAACACACCTTTTCCCTTATCAAGTTTGGCACCATATTTTATTTGAGTTTTTCCCTTTTGTTCTTCATCGTTGATGAATCCCTCACAAGGAACCTTCTTCAAATCCTGTGTTTCATCTGATAAAGCTCCTTCGTTACCTGCACTTTTCCTGGTAACACTACTGCAAGAATTATCATTATCTTCTTCATCCCCGGCGCCACCGTTCGCTTCCATGTTATTCTTTATTTCCTCTTGATCGTTTTCTGCATCTTTGAAAAGATGTGGATATGCGGCTCTTTTCCATGCTTCTTCGTACCTGCGGCGCAGTTCTTCCCAATTTGGTTCTGCATAATAATCTGGCTCCTGTATTTTCATTTCAAAATCCGGATTTACCATAACCACCACAGTTTTATCATCGTTGACCTGTGCATCCGGTATGCTGTCCATAAATTCTGACACTTTTTCTTTTACGTAGTCTTCCCCGGATTCCTCAATATGCAGGGAATCTGGTCCCATAAAATATCTTGCCAGCGCAACATAAATATTCACAGGTTCATTTCGAATGTATACAGGGAAAAGCGTTTCAAGCATTCCGTCAGTCGCCAGAAAAACGCTTACCACCGGCTCAGGAAATTTGCCAAAAACCCATTTATCTTCACCAAAATATAGTGGAAAAACACGTCCTTCTTCATCTCTTTGTTGCTCAACAACTTTTTTGTAGAGACCTTCCGCTGTCAGCGTTACAATTCCACTATCTCCCGACTGGCCATAATAAAGAGCATTCCCCCTAAATACGGCCAAGGAGAGTGTTGTATCGTATTGATCTAAGTCGTGTCCGTTGTCAGTCGCAACCTTCTCAATACGAGACTGTGCCAGCGCAAAAGAGTCTCTGATAATTTCCATAATCTGTTCATCAGAGCAATCATCTTTTATGTTCTCAGCACAGTACTCTGTAGAGATTTTTGCCGCCATCTGCGAAGCAATATCCGAATGTTCTTCACTACCCAGTCCATCTGCAACGGCGGCAATAACATACGACTCATCACATTTGATAATATTGTGAGCATCCTGACAAATCAAGCCATGCTTTACATGGTATGTTCCTTGTTGCGTTATTCCATAAGTATAAATCATATTATTATCAGCCTCCGTTGCAGATAATATTGGATTTTCTTACATCCAATCATCATCTATTGCCTTGTTAACATTATCTGGCAGTTCCTGTCCACGCACTTTTTCTCCTGGAGAACTTACCGAAATAGAACGCATGCTTTTATTAACCCAGTCAAAGAACTTTGAGAAATCATAGCCCTCTAACGCAAGCACTCTCTTGCCATGTCCCAATTTGTTCAGAGGCTTAGTATCGGCTCCTTTTACGGCAAGCGACCAAAGGCGAAGTTTGTCCTGCTGATCAAGAGAGAGAATCTCCTCTGCAACATTATCTATTGAATCGTTCGGATAACCATCTGTAATCATGACAATCCAAGGGCAATAAGGCTGTGTGCCAGATAGACTATAAAATCTTCCTCTTTCAATAACCATATCAATTGCCGTCCTTAGACCGCCATTCATGTCTGTTCCGCCATAAGCTTTTAAAGACACCGGCTCCATGTATTCGATCGGGACAAATTCCTGCACCACATTCACAGTGGAATTAAATTCTACGATTGCCACATCAAGTACATCTCTTGTTGTCTTGTCTTCACAGACCTCAATCTTGAATCTGTTAAGCGCAGATTCGAGCTCATTAATTGGTTCACCTTGCATACTCCCTGATGTGTCAAGAAGGAACAAGCAAGCCATATGCGGCTCACTAGCCTTAACAATCTGGGGAGCAAAGTCGCCAAAACCTCTCTGAACCATTTCTTCCATTTTACTTTCCTCCTATAAGGTTTTTGATTTTGGTTTGATTTTACATTTTTATAAACAATGGCCATTGACCATAGTTTCCTAAATTACTGAGGTATAGGACAATTCTCCAGAATCCTTGTCAAGGATATAAACCTCATCATTATTCAGCCTTTGAATTTCTTCAGGCTTAACTATATTTTCACGTTTTATACTTATATTTTCTGTTTGTCCGGAACCGACCCCCCATCTCCCAAAATAATTTACATTTCTGGAAAACGAA
It contains:
- a CDS encoding transglutaminase domain-containing protein; its protein translation is MMGITSKAERHALNKIIESLYLYSDEITVASLFSNEKLQSCLQNELVCNPELFFVNGFKLMYSPITTAVYPSYGYDEATFKRILDSCRKKRSQLVSRIQGNDNYSRVLQAHDFLARNVRYINGIDKDLHTIVGPFTKKQGVCEGYAKAYKYLLDMMNIPCRIVYGYGCDPGVEIEESHAWNMIQLDENWLHVDVTFDTTIRSGQVLRYDYFGLSTEQIARDHRFEKEKYPIAECLGYGYYERNNLVMTTRKQMRDYLSGALHSGKTDCVFKLPDSSSGENLDAKVSSEIQNLLQQLRMNLRYTINFNLKQRVFHASFER
- a CDS encoding protein phosphatase 2C domain-containing protein, yielding MIYTYGITQQGTYHVKHGLICQDAHNIIKCDESYVIAAVADGLGSEEHSDIASQMAAKISTEYCAENIKDDCSDEQIMEIIRDSFALAQSRIEKVATDNGHDLDQYDTTLSLAVFRGNALYYGQSGDSGIVTLTAEGLYKKVVEQQRDEEGRVFPLYFGEDKWVFGKFPEPVVSVFLATDGMLETLFPVYIRNEPVNIYVALARYFMGPDSLHIEESGEDYVKEKVSEFMDSIPDAQVNDDKTVVVMVNPDFEMKIQEPDYYAEPNWEELRRRYEEAWKRAAYPHLFKDAENDQEEIKNNMEANGGAGDEEDNDNSCSSVTRKSAGNEGALSDETQDLKKVPCEGFINDEEQKGKTQIKYGAKLDKGKGVFKKLFSKSENSPDTE
- a CDS encoding vWA domain-containing protein, coding for MEEMVQRGFGDFAPQIVKASEPHMACLFLLDTSGSMQGEPINELESALNRFKIEVCEDKTTRDVLDVAIVEFNSTVNVVQEFVPIEYMEPVSLKAYGGTDMNGGLRTAIDMVIERGRFYSLSGTQPYCPWIVMITDGYPNDSIDNVAEEILSLDQQDKLRLWSLAVKGADTKPLNKLGHGKRVLALEGYDFSKFFDWVNKSMRSISVSSPGEKVRGQELPDNVNKAIDDDWM